In Cryptomeria japonica chromosome 10, Sugi_1.0, whole genome shotgun sequence, a genomic segment contains:
- the LOC131033094 gene encoding uncharacterized protein LOC131033094, protein MDPGDQPIMLKILTQVEEMLIARVNPILQVTHTIGGQYKYNDHTISFPQDIQNIATMLPHKLGDIDVLIVHRPQAQGNYYECYISRGRVMDALQYKVKYDPYYKDVSINYNNLNQIPKERTDVKSMLHTIEANDDVMVTNSEDADEDQDEGMITNSSSFILHLPNEHRELQIIKKTLEIEDTTDNIIDWREIGLTPINEYNTEGLLNIAFPTLFPNGIGLQIQPRTREIKMHEYVLHLMQFHDQRFGQHPRFRYYIYNLMMRHWSQSLAKNFMKKNVEEHLSTTIENLHAHLKELPDSQLAAELLHFGSTMRGTRPYWNKCRLELTNMINQIGSPVLFFTLSVTNTKWPDLQQLLTNNMELSMHSNKHRLENVINNPHITSLYLHQRLTIFHEEVIEKLLGVIDYWYRYEWQHRGTAHVHGFLWLQDSPYMDKLDWENNEDVDKAIFFLIST, encoded by the coding sequence ATGGACCCAGGGGATCAACCTATTATGCTGAAGATATTGacacaagtagaagaaatgctcattgcTAGAGTGAACCCGATATTACAGGTTACCCATACTATTGGAGGCCAATATAAATACAACGACCATACAATTAGTTTCCCACAAGACATACAAAACATTGCAACTATGCTCCCACATAAATTGGGAGACATAGATGTCCTTATAGTTCACAGACCCCAGGCTCAAGGAAACTACTATGAGTGTTACATAAGTAGGGGTCGTGTTATGGATGCATTGCAATACAAAGTGAAATATGACCCATACTATAAAGATgtgtcaataaattataacaatCTAAACCAAATTCCCAAGGAAAGAACGGATGTAAAAAGCATGCTTCACACCATTGAAGCAAATGATGATGTAATGGTAACAAATAGTGAAGACGCTGATGAAGACCAAGATGAGGGCATGATAACCAATTCGTCATCATTTATATTACACCTACCGAATGAACACCGTGAACTACAGATAATTAAGAAAACACTAGAGATTGAGGACACCACAGATAACATCATTGACTGGCGAGAAATAGGCTTAACCCCAATTAATGAATATAATACTGAGGGCCTACTCAATATAGCATTTCCAACACTCTTCCCAAACGGAATTGGATTACAAATACAACCAAGAACTAGGGAAATAAAGATGCATGAATATGTACTACACTTGATGCAATTCCATGATCAAAGATTTGGACAACATCCAAGATTCCGATACTACATCTATAACCTTATGATGCGTCATTGGAGCCAATCACTTGCAAAAAATTTCATGAAAAAAAATGTAGAAGAGCACTTATCAACCACCATTGAGAATTTACATGCACACCTGAAAGAACTCCCTGACTCACAACTAGCTGCGGAATTACTGCACTTTGGCTCTACCATGAGAGGAACCAGACCATATTGGAACAAGTGTCGATTAGAATTAACAAACATGATAAACCAAATAGGATCTCCCGTCCTCTTCTTCACACTAAGCGTAACCAATACAAAGTGGCCAGACCTCCAACAACTCCTCACAAATAATATGGAGCTTTCCATGCACTCAAATAAGCACCGTCTTGAAAATGTTATTAATAACCCGCATATAACATCATTATACCTACATCAAAGATTGACCATATTCCATGAAGAAGTTATTGAGAAACTCCTTGGTGTGATAGATTATTGgtacagatatgaatggcaacaccgagGAACCGCACATGTTCATGGGTTTCTGTGGCTCCAAGATTCGCCATACATGGACAAGCTAGATTGGGAAAATAACGAAGATGTTgataaagcaattttttttttgataagtacATAA